The DNA region TGATTGACACTCATAGGCGGACCCTGGCTTTAGTTCAGCCACGTCGATTTATAATTCGGCCGACGAAGCATAATCAGCCTCACGTATTGGGTCTGTCGCGTCGTATTCGACAAACGctaccttttctttcttagactTATTGTGCCTAACTTTTTCTAGCCTTAGCCGTTCTAAATGTCGAACTCTATCGGCCAGTTGTGACATACTTTTCACAAAAGTGGGATTTAtcttcttcctaatggaataatctaaaccTCCTGCAGCCATTTGAACTAGTTCATGTTCTGGCACTTGCGTAAAACACCTAGCCTTTAAGGACCTAAAACGATTCAGATAATCATCAATGCTCTTAGCAAACCTTCTCTTGAtactagacaattctgccaaactaattttggagtgtccttcgtaaaactgttcatggaacttcttttctaatttgGCCCACGAATAGATTGAACTTGGGGCCAACGAAgtaaaccatgtgaaggcagccttGGTCAGAGAGGAGGGGAAATTTTTTACTCTCAAACATTCATTATGAACTAGATCCCCTGACTCTGTTAAGTATCTGGCAACGTGCTCTATTGTCGATTCACCAGACTCTCCCCCAAATTTAGTGTACTTAGGCACTTCCATCCCCCTGGGGGCCTCGGCTTGGAGAATAAACTCAGCTAGCGGGAAGGCGTATAATGGCCTTTGTAACGTAGCACCCATGTCAtttctagccataatcctttcAACAATAGTTGTCAAATTGTTTTCTACTGCCAAGTCTTCCTGTCGAtgttgatcgacaatttgatcagCATCCTGGTGTCGGTTAACCATTATCATCTGGTTACGTCCCGCGACTCCTGATTCGACGTCTTGATTTTGAAGGGGTCCAATGATTTGTCCCTCGTGGACTGTCTCCTCACCCGCTGCCCATATCTCTATCTGCACAGGAACAGTCGGTCTAATCATTGGCGTCATCTGTCGAGCCGGTGCCCCCAGAAAATTGCACAAGCGTGTCAATTGGTTCGCCACCTACctatttgtttcagcagattcTTATATTAGTGGATTAAAGACTGTGCCCATCTGGATGGTCAACATGTTAACCAATTCATGGTTACTatcgtccatttgttgtctcaACACTACTACTGAAGTGTTCGACAGCGGCATGGTTCTGTTCTGAGTAGTGTTCCTCATGTTGCCCCCTTGCGCTGATCCTTGAAAGGGAGGATTTGTATCTGAAAACAGTGTTGCACTGGATGTCGACTGATATCCTGGCACATATGGCCTGAAcgtcgttatcgttgatcctgaacccccCGATGGAGGCTGAGGAATTGATGTTCCAACCGCCCCCGTAGGCGACATGGTTAAGGCTGCACTTGTCATCGGTGGCAAAGTGGCAACCTGTGAGACTATTGTTTCCGTAGTGGATAAAGTTCCTCGTGGAACTTCATCAGTGCTAGTTTTTGACATTTTCACACTAT from Lathyrus oleraceus cultivar Zhongwan6 chromosome 1, CAAS_Psat_ZW6_1.0, whole genome shotgun sequence includes:
- the LOC127104740 gene encoding uncharacterized protein LOC127104740; this encodes MTPMIRPTVPVQIEIWAAGEETVHEGQIIGPLQNQDVESGVAGRNQMIMVNRHQDADQIVDQHRQEDLAVENNLTTIVERIMARNDMGATLQRPLYAFPLAEFILQAEAPRGMEVPKYTKFGGESGESTIEHVARYLTESGDLVHNECLRVKNFPSSLTKAAFTWSLKARCFTQVPEHELVQMAAGGLDYSIRKKINPTFVKSMSQLADRVRHLERLRLEKVRHNKSKKEKVAFVEYDATDPIREADYASSAEL